ttttgttgtttatcATATATAGTTCCCGTGCAGACATTTGTATTTTGCTTTATTATGATAGATTGTGTTTATACTATTAGAAGTTTTGTCTTCGTAACTTTGTTTCAGCTACTTAGCTTATAAATATCGATTATTACCAACAACAAAAGgatagtagattttttttttcttcttttttacttaaACGATTCTCTTTATTCTTGAAATCCAATCGTAAtgataaaaatatcattatcagagagattaataaaaaaaaaaattttcagagTGTAATAGTGACACACAACCTAACATTTTAATACTGTTAAAAGCACCATTATATCTAATTTAAAGTCTCTTTCATTCCACCCGAAAAGCAAATATCAATAAATTTCTACGCTCCTGCTTTTCAAACCAACTGGTACAATTCAGTTTCAACAAATTAGAATTCTACGTGAAgcataaaaaacatatttatttgTCTCTTCTCCTCCCTTGCATCATAAGATAACTTAAATAATATAGCTGCGAAGTTAATTCATTTTGTAAAAGGTattaaagttaaaaagaaaaaggaaaaaaaaaaaaagggaaaggaaaaaaaaaattgaaaagaaaagaaaagcttgGTCAATTCTCAAAGAAAGATGACCCCAATAACATGTTAAAATGGGAAACACTGAGATATCCAGTCTTTCTTCAATATATGCATCTTGTTTATGTGGGAAATCAGCGGAAATAGTAAAGCATTTTGCAGGGAATAAGTGTCTTTATTCACTTTTGACTCCCATTTCAACTTTAGGAGTTCTCCAAGGTTGCATCTAGTATTAGCAAATGGTCACTTGAAAGTGGTTTCAACGGAAATTTTAGATGAGTTTTCTCATTCTGGCTGCGTTCATTACATTACGAAAGTAAGATTCCATGAACAAGTCCAGTTCAGGCTATAAAATGGTTTGACAAGTAAGATAGACTCAACTCCTTTCCCATGTAATACTTGTATGTCATTGCTAATAGCACATCACCTGATAAAATCTCAAATCTGAGACCAGCCTTACAGAATATTGACTGCGAACAGGATgccaaataaaataagtaaatccAACAAACCAAATTAGCATCAAAGCTAGAGAGAGTGGGGAATTACAAAAGTAATCTACCCAACTAGAGTAGTGTAACTCTCATTGACAATATGGacccaaccaaataaaaataatgtcattgAAATTCCCCCTTGTTataaaatactgtaaataagtAAACTAAAGAGGAGGAAGAAAAGCCTACAATGAAAATTGGCAAAGGccaaaggataaaagaaaaatgaagccAAGGGAGCTTGAAGAGTTGATTTCTTCAGAAAGACAACCCATGAATAAACAAACAATTGAGAATATAGTGCAATAATGGAAGACTTCTATACTGAAGATGCCGGTGCACCTGAATTTGCAGAGTGGAACTGCTGTGAGAgcccttcatcttcttcataaAACAATTCAGGACTGGTTTCTTGCATTTGCTGTGAACTAAAACTACAGAGATCCTCAATTTTGTTTGTCACCTCAGCTATTGAAGGACGCTTATCTGGGTACTGAGCAGTACATTCAAGAGCTATCTGTAAGAGTTGAACCATTTCATCCTCACCATTCGGGTACCTAAGAAGCTCGGTGTCAAAAACCTCAGAAGTCCACTCCTCTCTAACAACAGATTGGACCCATCTTGGGAGGTCCACACCCTCCTCATTCAGCAAGGTATGAGTGGGAGGCTTCCCTGTAAGCAGCTCCAATAGCAGTACACCGAAGCTGTAGACATCTGCTTTTTGAGATACTTTTGAAGGATCTGTGATTTCCGGGGCACGATAACCATCAATGCGGTTGGGGGTAGAGGTGGGAAGCGCAAGACGTGCGAGGCCAAAGTCAGAGACCCGAGCTTCATACGATATGGTGAGGAGGATATTTGATGACTTGATGTTACCATGGGAGAATGTGGAGCCATGTGAATGAATGAATGTGATTGCACGAGCAGCTCCAAGAGCAATGCCAGACCTGGTTTCCCAATTCAATGGAGTCCTATTAGACCCTCTTTGTCCTGCAGTGAAAAAACAGAGGAATAGATGAAATTAGAAATGCAGTAAACCAGGAAAAGCACCTCTCCATCTGTTATTTTCATGTCTTTAATCCAGAATTTTGATCTCAACCTGAAAAGGCAGTTGactttaattttcaaataaaatgttttacatcACAAATACCAGTTTTcaatgtttttcaatttttgacaCTTCTTTTCTGTTGGTATGGATTTAAAAAGAGCTCAACTGAAAGTTCCTGACTAATGAACAGATATACATGGTCTTTCATCACTAGCATTGCAGTCATAGACACACAAAGCAAGCACAATTCTACATTTGGCAGAGggacaaaaaaggaaaaagtagcAAACGCATACATCATTTCAATTGAATGTGATCACAATTCAAGCCCCCCAAGACAACTCACAAGAATCTTCAATTGCACAATCAACGCAAGTTTCAGTGAGAGAATGGGAACTTCTCCACAACTGCGGTACAATAACATGTAAAAATTGAAACGGTGAAACCATCGAAGTCATTAGCATTGATACTAATCAAAGCACTGGTCTTAACCCAATGAACAGAAATACTAAAACGCCAGCATCAAAGTCAGAAAGAAATGAACTAATTGCAAGCATAAGTCTACATAAAAGATCAGTTTGTATGCACAATTGCAGTTGCACACggacacacacacaaatatcaATACGGTCAATGTGGTTTTACCGTCTTAGGAATGGATGGGAATTTTAAAGAAATccaaatttatatattacatgaaaaattgaatatcaaaACACTGATAAACCAACAAAATTACTGCATGTCTTCATCTGtgtcaaacaaacaaaaaaaattttccttttacttCTAATCCGTTTAGCAAGTAGAATATGAGTTTCCAACAAACTACCAACCATAAAGTTTACATTGTAGAAGCATTGAGAAATTGTCTCTAATAGGTCTAATTGTGTAGAATTCATGACAATCATAATGGTTCTTGACCAAAGATCTCATCAATTTTCCATAAAACCATGGTAAATTTTGAAGACACATAACAAGAACATTGGAGGAGATATAATGAAATAGGCAGATATAATTTATCTAGAATAGCAATTTAATAAGAAATACATACAGACATGAGCCAAGTGAAATAATGATGGTAGAGACATGATTATACTACCAAAACATATATCCATCAACAGTGAATAGAGAATGCCGGTGATGATCCTAAACGAGGTAGCACAATATAGACATAATAAAACCCACTATCAAGAAATTTGccaaaaaggaaaggaaacaaAGTAATTAGGACATGAAAGCCAAGGAGGAAAATGCAGACCATGTAAGAGTGCAGATAAGCTTCCCAAGGGCATGTAATCATAAACAAGAAGCTTCTCATCTCTATTGTAATAATAACCCCTCAATGTAACCAAATTGACATGAACCATCCTTCCAATCTCATCAATCATTTCCCTGAATTCATTCTCCGAAACTTTCACATCCTTCAACCTCTTCACCACCACAGCCATTCCCAATTCCAAAGTGGCCTTATATGCAGTCCCAAAAGTCCCCTTTCCTAACACCTCCGCCGATGCCTTCAACAAGTCCTCCAAATCAAAAGTCTTCACCGCATTCCCAAAGAACACTAAACTCTTACTACTCCTCGCACTAGCACTCACAGACATAGTACTCCTACTCTCACTCTCTTCCACCACCGTTTTCTCTCTCGGAATCTCAACATCCCTACCCTTCGCCGGCACGAAATCTTTCCTATTACTCTTTCTCTTCTGACAGAGAACAATCAAAAGCACCATAACGATCACAAACACAATAAACGACCCGATCACAATCCCAGCAATTGCAGCACCAGACAACTTGCTCCCGCTCCCACTCCCACTCCCACTCCCACTACAAGCCTCCAATGGCTTCCCACAGAGCGAATTACCTTCAAAAGCACTCGTGGGCAATCCCGAAAGCCTTTCCGGCACCGACCCATTTAACCGATTGAAAGAAACATTAAACTGAGTCAAACTCGAGATATTGATATCAGGAATTCGCCCAGAAAAATTATTCCTCTCCAAAAGCAGAGTACCCAACCTCGTCAAATTGTTAATCCTATCCGATATCTCCCCTGAAAAGTTATTATGAGCAAGATTTAAACGCACAAGACTCTGCATATCATACAAAAACCCCGGAATTTCACCTGTAAGTGAATTGTTTTGCAAGTAAAGGTTGCGAAGCAGAGCAAGGTCTGCAAAGTCAGGGGGTATAGGCCCAGAGAGCGCGTTGAAACGGAGAGACAGAGTGATCAGTTGGGTCAAGTTTCCGATTCCTACTGGCAATTGGCCCACTAAGCCCATCCCAGGAAGCCGAAGCACTGTAACCCTGTTCTGTGTGCAGTTAACACCGTTCCATAAACATGGAGAGGCTGAGATATTCCATAGCCTTAAGCGTCCTCCAACGGCGTTACGGAGAGAAACCAGAGCTGCTCTATCTGATTCCAGATCCAAAGCTCTGGTTGTAAAAAAgctcaaagagagagagtgaacgAGAACGAGAATAAGAATGCTAATACTATGCATACTGGTTTTTTAGTTGTAATATAGTTAAGAGTATTGTTTTTGTTCTGGACAAGTTGGAAAGAGAAACATATGACCAGAAAAACAACACAACTGTCTATTAagatttttgagagagagagagaggataggAGACAGTCTCAGAGGCGGTTGTTGGGGCTTGGTTTTTGTAGTAAAACCTCAATCCCCCTAGAGATGGTTAAAAGTCGGCTCTGTCTAGTcgttgctttctttttctttcttttttctcttttattccttttgtttttgtttttcttttcttttatatattttgaggTGTAGTTTACCGGTGTCCAAATACATCTCTTAATTAACCTAATCCagccttctcaaaaaaaaaaaaaaaaaaaaaaaaaaactaactaatcCCTGCAAATAACTTTTAGTCTCAAGTCTAACCCCTTCCGTGATTCCTAAAATCTCATGATGATATTCCTAAGATAATTAGTAATATTCTTACCAGTATTTTAGGGTCACTATAAGAAACTACTTTCTGCAAATAATTTGGTATGTGTAGGACTGAGACTACATACATTAGAGGAAATAGTCCGTGATACTCGAAGAAATCTAGATACCAtcgtttgttaaaaaaaaagtttgaagtataatttttttttaaacaaaattctaATATAAATGAGATCCAATAATCTTATGTGGTAGATTGTGATTGTGCTTATCACTTTTACATGGACCAACATTTTTTTCCTCCAATACTCTCAATCAACCACACAGGAGAGTTATGGCAAGTTTGTGTAATAAGTTGtgatcttataatttttttaatgagatctCTTAAAATCTCCTTAATCATTGTACTTGAGTACTCgattataaaaattgaagaataatgaaaaatatttattagtgttattataaattttattataaaagaaaaattacaaattgatatgacaATTAATACCATTTAAAGAACATAATACGATTTATATGGTTTATATGAAATTTATGGTATCTTGCTTTACTTTGGAATAAGAGTTGTGTTACGGTTAGTGTTAGGGACACAATAAATTGTCACAACAAATCATgtgtaaatttcttataagtcaaaataaaataataaaagaaaaaatttagcctaacacaaataaaaatacaaaagtattatgtccacaatatttttacaacaaatcttagatgataagttgttattaattttaatttgaaaaactaTTGAAATTACTTATTTGTTTACCGATAACAATCTGCCACTcagagttttttttaaagaaatgccgttcagaatttgttgtaaaagtattataaaaatattgcgaacataatttttttacaaaaataataatattataaaaatatgtgaaattttACTGTGTGCATAAAATTTCTATGATAAATTGGGAACGGAAATGGTATTGTTAGGTACTTTTCTTTTGACGTGTAAAATGATTGCGGAAAAGGAAAAAGGCAAAAGACCAAAAGGCTGACTCTGATTAGTAGGAGTTAAGGGAAACTTATTCCACCGGAATCATCCAACGCGGATTTAGAATGGTCCAAtgtgatttgttattttattcccaccgaaaaataaagtaaaataaaaagaaaaagaaaataataatgaagggCTTTAGAGCATTGTTGAAATTTGTGCGGTGCTGTGCTTTTGGGTTTCATTGCGTAAGCCACAagttggattttaattttgtttagaaaatttGATTTCGTAATTAGCTTTGGTAAATTAAATAgtactaatattattttatgagaCGGAcagctcttcttcttttttttttttttttttttaaagagagagagaataattaGTCTGAATATCTTATAAGGtctgaatttattttatttttgcgagattatattattaattttaggaattaatttttgaaatcgGTCCAATATTAGCTCCTCATAATTAATAGCAATATATTAGGGCATTTGATTTAATCATTAGCTGTCGCCGGTCAATACGTTCTTGCAGTTTATACGAGATTCCACCATGTACGCTCACACAAGTGTTTCTGCAACATTAAAGAAA
This genomic stretch from Castanea sativa cultivar Marrone di Chiusa Pesio chromosome 1, ASM4071231v1 harbors:
- the LOC142637871 gene encoding putative inactive receptor kinase At3g02880; its protein translation is MHSISILILVLVHSLSLSFFTTRALDLESDRAALVSLRNAVGGRLRLWNISASPCLWNGVNCTQNRVTVLRLPGMGLVGQLPVGIGNLTQLITLSLRFNALSGPIPPDFADLALLRNLYLQNNSLTGEIPGFLYDMQSLVRLNLAHNNFSGEISDRINNLTRLGTLLLERNNFSGRIPDINISSLTQFNVSFNRLNGSVPERLSGLPTSAFEGNSLCGKPLEACSGSGSGSGSGSKLSGAAIAGIVIGSFIVFVIVMVLLIVLCQKRKSNRKDFVPAKGRDVEIPREKTVVEESESRSTMSVSASARSSKSLVFFGNAVKTFDLEDLLKASAEVLGKGTFGTAYKATLELGMAVVVKRLKDVKVSENEFREMIDEIGRMVHVNLVTLRGYYYNRDEKLLVYDYMPLGSLSALLHGQRGSNRTPLNWETRSGIALGAARAITFIHSHGSTFSHGNIKSSNILLTISYEARVSDFGLARLALPTSTPNRIDGYRAPEITDPSKVSQKADVYSFGVLLLELLTGKPPTHTLLNEEGVDLPRWVQSVVREEWTSEVFDTELLRYPNGEDEMVQLLQIALECTAQYPDKRPSIAEVTNKIEDLCSFSSQQMQETSPELFYEEDEGLSQQFHSANSGAPASSV